The Labeo rohita strain BAU-BD-2019 unplaced genomic scaffold, IGBB_LRoh.1.0 scaffold_287, whole genome shotgun sequence genome includes a window with the following:
- the LOC127160092 gene encoding T-cell surface glycoprotein CD1a: MNTLCALVFFFLVPVSILAGSHTLTALASYIRGERAFSASIMLDDITVGYYNSETKIYVSRGNNTNEDDVIDPNDISKISNYVLDHFTERSNHLRPVNTESHVAYQVMGLCEQSDNKLGQVMSKTAYRGSKIDELNFFDGNFTYQSFSNLTEQEIRPNLKLSKGRLENLYYPVCIKTLKNYLKKREAQVNRRVKPQVRLSQKAFSDSGGFHVSCLATGFYPRHINLTLFRDGEPVDDHEITGDLLPNGDGTYQMRKSLEFSAVKHKYICSATHLSLDNKLDVTLESDHGEPFKSVIPSVLTVSALMLVFGAPAAIVKKRCAAAVIPWKRRRADTFTTSLSEHTAVNT; this comes from the exons atgaacacaCTCTGTGcgcttgtgtttttctttttggttcCAGTTTCCATTTTAGCAG GTTCTCACACTTTGACGGCGCTTGCATCTTACATTAGAGGAGAACGTGCATTTAGTGCTTCAATTATGTTGGATGACATCACTGTAGGATATTATAATTCTGAAACAAAGATCTATGTTTCAAGAGGAaataacacaaatgaagatgatGTCATTGATCCAAATGACATCAGTAAGATAAGTAACTATGTGCTTGATCATTTTACAGAACGATCAAATCACCTGAGACCTGTCAACACAGAAA GTCATGTAGCTTATCAGGTGATGGGTCTTTGTGAACAAAGTGACAACAAACTTGGACAAGTGATGAGCAAAACTGCTTACAGAGGCTCTAAAATTGATGAGCTTAATTTTTTTGATGGTAACTTCAcatatcagtcattttcaaatcTCACGGAACAAGAAATAAGACCCAATCTAAAATTATCTAAGGGGCGTCTTGAGAATTTATATTACCCAGTCTGCATAAAAACGCTGAAGAATTACCTCAAAAAGAGAGAAGCCCAAGTAAACAGAAGAG TGAAACCGCAAGTCAGACTTAGTCAAAAAGCCTTCTCAGATTCTGGAGGGTTTCATGTAAGTTGTTTGGCAACAGGATTTTACCCTCGTCACATCAACCTGACCCTGTTCAGAGATGGGGAGCCTGTAGATGATCATGAGATCACTGGAGATCTGCTGCCCAATGGTGACGGGACGTACCAGATGAGGAAGAGTCTGGAGTTCAGTGCAGTGAAACACAAATACATCTGCTCTGCCACACACCTCAGTCTGGATAACAAACTGGACGTTACTTTGG AGTCTGATCATGGGGAACCTTTTAAATCAGTGATTCCTTCAGTTCTGACGGTTTCAGCTCTGATGTTGGTGTTTGGAGCTCCAGCTGCTATAGTGAAGAAACGATGTGCAG CTGCTGTAATTCCATGGAAAAGACGACGTGCAG aCACTTTCACAACTAGTCTTTCAG aacacACTGCAGTCAACACATAA